The genomic stretch CCATACTgttacagtctgagcgtctctttgatgggacagccgaatcctttgtcgtacgatacggagtatggcctagtcctcGAACATGCCTATTGTCAGCAACAGGAGTTACTAAGATGACGTCCCTACTGTCCCATgtcttttgacttcctcttcccggaCCAACCATCAAGCCGCTCAGCCAGAACATTCGCCTTTCATCTGGCGTAGGTGTTCGCCCATCCGGGAAGGTTCAGGGTCGTCGCGTGCTTGGCTCTCATAGCCTGAcatcctggccgagcgggcaaactgctcagcatgcttccgttcggccgttcggctcagcatgcttccgttcggctcggcatgcttccgtccggctcggcatgcttccgtccggctcggcatgcttccgttcggctcagcatgcttccgttcggctcagcaagcttccattcggctcggcatgcttccgttcggctcggcatgcttctgttcggcccggcatgcttccattcggctcggcatgcttccgttcggctcggcatgcttctgttcggcccggcatgcttccgttcggctcagccggcccggcatgcttccgttcggctcagcatgcttctgttcggcgcgaacttggggttgaacTTCACGTgcctttgaccctccgcccatgagggtcccccgtccttaccaccggatcagtttATCTTTAGTGGGTTGCCTATTTGACTTAAATCATAAAAAAAGGGAGCGATTTGTTAAATTATAAACGCTCTTTAATTTTGCCCTTACATTTTTTGTGCCACCAGAAAAGTatcttatttgaaaaaaaaatatttaaaggatGCTCTAgcctatttttaattcaattttttcaaaaatattattatagtaattttatttaaaagtactATAATTAGTATCAAATATAGTTAGATTAGCTaacataatataaaatataacaaTTTTAAATAAAGTTAACAATTTGATCAATTTCACTAAAATTATTTGTAGTATCTTTGGTCATCAAAAATACGACAAGAtcaatcatttttaaattttgacgaaaattactataataatatttgattacaagtatttttaagataaaaaatgACGAGGTACTATTTTAATACTTgaataagaatatttttaaaataggaAAAAGATGAAATATATTTTCAACGTAGGATGCCCAAGcaacatatttttcatttttgccCAAATTAcataaatggaaaaaaaaaattagtggctTCCTACTACTTGGCAAATTATGAAATTGTTTGGGCCATAATGTAATTCGTCTCGCATCTGTATGAAAATTATCCTTTAGAAAGTTTTACTTCAACAAAATATCCTTTTAATTCTGAACATCTACAAATAGAtttaatatttatgtatttttttgttattttaattttgaattataatatcatattaaatataCTATGCACATAAATGAGATGCAAAGACTTTGTTCACATGAATAAATAAATGGTATAAAATGAACATATTTGTTTATAAATTTATCGAAAATTGATACTGAGCAGAGTTTGCATCGCATAActgttttaatttatatatatattttttggaaattttaaattaattataaaatcttGAAAAATTCGCATATTTTTTAAAACGATTTTATCGTAACCGTACAGAACTGGGCCCATAGAATATGTATGCGGATAGAGGACGGCATCCTATAAATAGCTTCCCAAACCCGGGTTGGGGGAGCATCATCAACGCCCCGATTACCTCTCCGATTGGCGCGAGTGACGGCGATGGACGACCACGAGCGCGAGGTGTACGGCAGCGAGATTCCTGACGAGGTCGATATGGACGCCGACGTCGACATGTCCCGCTACGAGGAGGGCGCCGCCAAGGTAGTCGTCTCTGGCACTACCCCTTCCCTTGAGATTCCATCGAACCCTAAGCGTACTCCTATAAATTCTGTATCAGTCGCAAGAAATGGAAGAGATGAGGAGGCGGCTgaaggagatagaggaggaggCGGCCGCTCTCCGCGAGATGCATGCCAAAGTCGAGAAGGAGATGGGTGCAGTCCAAGGTCCGGTCTCGTACTCCTCTTTGCTATCTTTCCTTGATTAGGTTGTTTGATGTGCGAAAATCCTTGTTTAGAACTGCATAGAGGAATAAGTTTGATCCCAAATAGCTGGGACAAATACTGCTTTTCGATGATAATAATGGTGATGTCCAAATATATAGGTTTTAGTTATCAAATGGTTGATGGACGTCACAATGTTTCCTTCTTAAATTTGTTGAAGCATGTTTGCAATATCATGTCAGATCATGTTCTCAATATGAAATTTCCATCATGCCGACGCTAAATAATGGACAGGAGGCAAATCATAGTAGCAATGGCGATTGCCCTGCTGGGGCCTCTGATTTGGGACTCAAGTTCCATGTGTTAAACCTCTTTATACTAGTGCTCGTACCCGTGATTCACTTTCTACTTGATATATCTCAACATTGTATCTTTCTAGTATAGCATGGCAGTAAGGAATTATTTATATTGCATTTTGGTTTTTTTGGTTGGTTAAATGATGTAGTCCATTTTTTCTTTCTAGGTCTAAGAttttgtttctgtttcttttttttcCGAAAAGTCTTGGACCAATTGTCTTTTGCATTATATAGAGCCTAGTGGACCTGCAACAAATCAATCAAGCAAAGAAGAGGCTGATTCCCGCTCGATATTTGTTGGCAATGTGAGTTTTTCAACTCTATTTGTTATATGATTGTGTTTGTGCTTTTAGTTCTCGGTTGTCTAATTGTTTCTACTGGTTTACTGTGGGCATCAcatgatttttgcatatattttgatattgttgtcTTCTATATCTTGGATTGTTTCTTAGTGGACCCTTGAGCCTTATTTATCCATAATTCTATGgactaatcaaattaattaaattcacaATGTTTATTTTTCAAGTTATTGAATATTTTTCCTATATCTACAAATGCTGTCTTAGGGACCTCTATTTAGATTCACTACTTCAAACTGTAATGATGTTGCTGTGGATGTTAGATTCTGATATTATTTGGCATATTAATGCTTTGATTtaccttccctctttttcttttttggtGCCGTATTACTTAAATGTGGTACATGCAAAGAGCGCCTACTATAATGTTCAAGTTCTCAAAACTGTGTTTGTGCTCATTAGAAGTTTGATAATTTGTAGTAACATTGTTATGGTTTGGCTGAATTTAAGTGGTTCAAAGATTAAAATTTGGTAAAGTTGTTGCCCattagaaggggagccttggcgtaacggtaaagttgttgccatgtgaccaaaaggtcacgagttcgaatcttgaaaacaatctcttgcaaaaagcagggtaaggctgtgtacaatggatccttccttgAAACCCCACatggcgggagctttgtgcaccggaCTACCCTTTTAAAGATTAAAATTTGATATTATTGTCCTTGTACCAGACATCTTCAATTTGTCTTTATAGTAGATCCATACAAAAGTTATGTCCTATAAGATTGTACAGAATAACATTGAACTCCAGTTACCGTTAGCTTGTACTTGAAAAAATtaccaaagaaaaaaaaaggaaaaagattatttaaaacaaagaattatttgaaatatatatatatatatatatatattttttttttttttttttttgatgatgcCAAAGTTACTGAGGATTCTCGACTTGCACCTTATTAGAATTTTGTAGTATATAGTCTATGCTAAGTTATCTTTTTTGTTTGATACTTGCCGAATTGGATAGGGTTGTTGTCTTCTATTAGAGTATTTTGGTTTCTTATTCTTAGCATCAACAGTCACACTGTAACTATTTGTCAATGATTGTTATGTTTTATACATATAGAATTCTTCTGAAACTTCTAACAGCAAGTGATTTAGTAGCAACATCTTGAGTTGGGAAAGCCACTGCTAGATTGATACTCATGTTGATATTTCTATTGAACTGTAGGTTGATTATGCCTGCACCCCTGAAGAGGTTCAACAGCATTTTCAATCGTGTGGTACTGTTAACAGAGTCACCATTCTCACTGACAAAAACGGTCAGCCAAAGGGTTTTGCTTATGTCGAATTCTTGGAAGTTGAGGCAGTCCAAGAAGCCTTTCGGTTGCATGAGTCTGAGCTTCATGGTCGTCCGATCAAGGTTTGTCTGTTTAATCTTAAGTATTTTTCTTACCAGCACACTTGCAAATCCTTATTAACAGCAACGTTGGTTTTTCTAACAACAAGATGAATGCTTTGTTTTAGGTTGCCGCCAAACGAACCAACGTTCCAGGGCTGAAGCAGTTCCGTCCTCCGCGACATAATCCCTACCCGATGTATCCATATATCAGGCCTCACATGCCACCTTACTCTGCCTCCCCTTATGGTTATGGGTTAGTACCCCCATTCTTTTCCCACTAACCGTAGATTCATTCAGTTTAGGTTCTGAAAGGTGATGACATGCTCTTTGATCTGATGCAGGAGGTTTCCCCGATACAGAAGGCCAATGCGCTATAGGCCTTATTTCTAACTACTAGATTGTTCGCTTCTTTTGGCATACTGAATGTTCATCCCTTGCCAGCCAGTTCACTTACCTGCTTACACTTTATGTTACTTTGATTGCCCCAGGCTTGGCATAGATAGTAAATACATGATATATGCATGATAGTTTGTCTATAGTGGATAGGGTTCAAGTCCCAAGAAATGCATCGTTTGAATTCGTCCCGCCATTCACTTAATGCTCCTTATGAACCTCCTTCCATTGACATGGGGCCATCGTGTGAGGGCCGCAGCAGTTCCACATCTTTATGTTACTTTGATTATGGATTAGATCTACTATGATGATTTCTCTTACATGTTGATGCTTGACAAAATTGTATAACGATCTACTTCTTGTAATCTGATTTAGCTAATGTATTTGGTGATGGCGTAAATTATAACGATCTACTTGTAATCTGATTTACCCCCCACGAGTTTGGCTAGTCCAATCAGTCGAGCCCTCCCTATTGTATCATCACTCTTTCAGTCACTTCTCTTGCTATGGCTCGAGCTATCCACCCCTAACGGTTGAGTCCTTGTACAGATTATGTTTAAgaacaataaaatatataaaaaattcagCAACTAATCCAACAaaataacaaacaaaaaaaaacttcatATCTTATTCTTTCAGATAGCAAGACCTCACTGTCATAAACCTGCTAAAGTTCAGTCCAGTGGAGGACAAAGAGGATGAACAGAGCACTCCAGTTCTTGATAGAAATGCTTACAGCAAGCTGCAGGGACTCCTTCAAAACGTAGAAAGTTCAAAGGCAGGCTCAATTGTTTAAGCTCTGCCTCTTGTTCATGTTATTCAACAGTGCCATTAATCTTAAATTCAGATATGGTAACAATTCACAAGGTCTCATCTCTGACAATTACTTGCACAGTTATGAATTCCTTTCTAGTTAAATCCTTGTGCCAAAGCTCTCTATTTCCATGGCAGTAGAGACAAGGAAATCATATAAGAAACACAAACCTCCTACCACATGACAAGTCTATTTGGTCCCATGGCATATAACACAAGAAAGGGCCCCTTTTTTTTCCCAGTTATCAATAAAGTCATTTCTCTTTGGTCCCTTTCATGCTCTTCCAAAGTGCCAAATTTTCTCTTTCATGTCTGAAAAGGCTCTTGTTCCACTCATACAAATAGCCAAAGGAATAGACTCGCTGTTACAGTATTGGTTTAGCACAGGGGACACATGCCATACAAAGATCTGCAAGCAAAGGAACATTGCAGTGGTGTGGAGCCATCAATCATAATATTTAAACTCCTTTTGAGTTTTCTGAAGTCACCTAAAATATGCTAAGCATTCATGTAAGACAAGGCATATTCAAATTGATCTCAGAAAACTCATCAAATTGTTGAACACTAGAAAGTAAAATGCTCAACTAAACTTgccaatctctctctctctcatgaaCCAGATGGGTTATTTGGTTTACTCTTTTTTGCAGTTGGTGAGGAATGATGACAGATTGCATGTGACCTTACTGCTGTATCATCACTCTTATAGCTCACTGGAGAAATTGCTGCACTATTGTTCTTATGTGGCCTGTGTTGCAACAATGCCATTTCTTGGACCATCAATTCCTGACACCTCAAGACTCTCTCCTAAATCCATACCTCAAACGAGTTTACAAGTAGCAAGGATTTAAgtaaggaaaaaaaaacagatgAATAAAGCTCACCTTATCTACATACTCACAAGAAGCTAAAGCCTTGTCAGTATCTAGAACTTGAGTCTGTTTCATGGCTGATAGAGCCACTGCTGCAGCAATCTCAGAAGGCTTGAACTCTACAAACCCAACCCCTGCAATTTATGCAATGATAACATTCTCGTTAGACTAGTCTTTCATTCTACAGGTCCAAAGAATTTCTGCTACTACAAATCACAGACCTCTAACGGTGCTCGAGATGAGGTTCACACACAGAGAAATCAATGACCTATCTGGTGAATTTCCATCATTGAATTGGTGTAAAAAGAAATCTATGAATGAGAAGGGTGTAACTGATTGCATCCTCCACTTGAGGGTTGTAAGCACTAGAAGCTCCATTCTCTGTATTGTCCTGCCTTCAAATATGTACTGTTCCTCACCTATCTGTGTCCAGCAAGAATAAATGCCAGGGCAGAAATGAAAGATCATCACGCAAATGAAATTTTTGTTTGAGAATGTTAACCTGTAGATCTAGAGACAAAGGAAGTTCAGTTTCCTCAACCTTGGCAGCAATGGATAAGCAGGTAACTGATAGCAATTGTGTCATCCAGGCCTTACCTTGCTGAAACCGATGCATTAGATGAACAAACAAACAGATACAAAATCACTTTAAAGGAAAATAATTGTAACTTGTTCTTACTGGGAGTTCATGGCAGGAGAGAAATCGATCCAAGTAATTTACAGATAAATAGGCACTCAGAGGTCCAAAATTGTAATGTGCATGTAGCTGTTAATTCAGGAGCAAAACATCAAACAATTACGACGCAGAAGATTGAAGTGATAGGAAAATGAAAAAGTACCTTCTGAATCAAGTCAATAGCGTCACTTCTCACAGCCATATCTGATTGCTTCCTGAGCAACCTCTTCGCGTAGCCCTCCTGTGGAAGATGCCGCGACTCCCTCTCGATCAGCAAGGCGACGCAATCTTCCGACAGCAATGCGAAATCCAGCAACGAGCTCTTTCCTTGGAAAAAAGGGCAAAGATTGCGCCTTTCGTCTTCCCCATCGAGGTCCAGCTCTTCATCAAACCCTAGGGCGATGTCTCCGTCCTCAGGGCAGAGGAGGACGGAGGAAGCAAGTCCGCAACTGACGCCCATCGGTAGATAAAGAGAGAACAATGCCAAAAGGAAGGGAGGCGAGAAATTGACAACGAGGCTAAAgcaatggaaatgggaagaagaTAGGTGAGATTTATAGCAGCTTGGCAGAAGTGAATGATGAAACCATAATAAGGATTGAAAATGGAGATCGGAGCTTGATTTGGCTATCAATAGACGGCGTGGTGGGATAAAGGCGTGATTTTGAGAAGTGGTGTTCTTGATTGCAGGTCTTTATTGCAGTGGGAAATAGCCATGGGAGCGCCTTCAATGAGCTTGACAGGGTAAAGAAAGTGGGGGCAGGCGCTCCTTCGTATTTGAGACATTTCATGCACTTCTTCAATGCATTAGACCACAAaacaaaaagaataaaatttataaaaaaaaattatggatttaaaagaaaaaaaaaaggaaaaaaaaaatattttagagataaaaaacatattgaaatattattttaatattttttatatacgaaaataataaaaagatttttttttttcaaaaattaaaagaatgtatgtgatgcggtgatgagaGGCCCCACCCCGCGGAGGATAGCGGTCACGatgtaggtcaaagtcaaggcgatcaATGTACAAATAGCATTGGCCTATCGGCCGAGCAAGCCTGACCGGGGAGAGAAGGTCCTGGTCCGATCCCGCTTTCGATATGGGGAGGTGTCAAATGATCGACGCTCAATGAAGTATTGAACGTCGAACGGAGGAGGAGATGGCATGTTGAAGctgggccgagcggctaccccgctcggccaagtcACAGAAATCGACAGGCAAAGTAGAATTTTGGCTGAGCAGACGCGACACAAACACAGTGGAGTTCCAACTGAGCGGACGGGGCACAGGAACAGCGAAGGTACGCGCGTGTTCACCTtggcctgttaaggtactgtgtcaggaatactttactgacaagtctttttagGAAAAACTTTAGAAAGCATGCTCACCTTGGGGAGCGTGCACGCGCGCTACAGGagatctatataaaggggggtccaagcatcggcggaggtatgcaatACACGATAGACACTATTCTCGTTACTATTCATTCTTGTTACTCTGCCTTCTACTTCAtcaccggtgactgacttgagtgtcggaggaccaacgtcggagaccccttccctggctcagcactaacgtaatctgtgttgcaggtcagaGCGGAATCTACAGGCGGTCAATGGGAGCATCACATCTccagctttccatctcatcgactttcgaatATGATCAtatttggtgtcgtctgtgggaacttaacctgcatccgagttgggaagatggaggacgctagacgactcaccaccgtgacgctcaccaAAGAACTCGACATGCTCGTGCAAGCCCAAGCAACAAAGATGttcgagcagcagcaacaacagGCACTAGCCGATCGACTAGTACAACAGTCGACGATGTCGCCAACAGGAGGGCGAGCAGGATTGGAAAATCGACCGGAACCAGTTTCCATATGGGGGTAGAATAGAGGTCGGACCAGCACACAGGAAGCGTCACTCGCGCCCATCTCATTTCATTGCGCCTTGTTTCAAACTCCCTTAGAAATAGCTCAGGCGAACCAAGAAAAAGGGTCATCTTTGGATGACGCTCCCGTTGAGGATGCACGAAAAGGAAATGCGCCTAGAAGTCACGTTTCGCCCAAGCGGATCAATCTGCAGTTCTCTCAGACAATCTTGTGTGACCCTCTACCCAGGCACTATACCCCACTGGCTATCGGGTGCAGTACTACAATGAAGGAAACGTCAAACGGAGACTCATGGAGCTCGACTTAGTGGACGA from Zingiber officinale cultivar Zhangliang chromosome 5B, Zo_v1.1, whole genome shotgun sequence encodes the following:
- the LOC121987502 gene encoding polyadenylate-binding protein 3-like gives rise to the protein MDDHEREVYGSEIPDEVDMDADVDMSRYEEGAAKSQEMEEMRRRLKEIEEEAAALREMHAKVEKEMGAVQEPSGPATNQSSKEEADSRSIFVGNVDYACTPEEVQQHFQSCGTVNRVTILTDKNGQPKGFAYVEFLEVEAVQEAFRLHESELHGRPIKVAAKRTNVPGLKQFRPPRHNPYPMYPYIRPHMPPYSASPYGYGRFPRYRRPMRYRPYF
- the LOC121984579 gene encoding cyclin-D4-1-like; this translates as MGVSCGLASSVLLCPEDGDIALGFDEELDLDGEDERRNLCPFFQGKSSLLDFALLSEDCVALLIERESRHLPQEGYAKRLLRKQSDMAVRSDAIDLIQKLHAHYNFGPLSAYLSVNYLDRFLSCHELPQGKAWMTQLLSVTCLSIAAKVEETELPLSLDLQIGEEQYIFEGRTIQRMELLVLTTLKWRMQSVTPFSFIDFFLHQFNDGNSPDRSLISLCVNLISSTVRGVGFVEFKPSEIAAAVALSAMKQTQVLDTDKALASCEYVDKERVLRCQELMVQEMALLQHRPHKNNSAAISPVSYKSDDTAVRSHAICHHSSPTAKKSKPNNPSGS